GTCATCAAGATTTTGTATCGATTCGATTTTTTTTAACTCATCCAAAATGGGAGAAAATCCTTGTTTGTCAAGTGTTGCAGTGTCTATTGCAGTATAATAGTAATCGGCAAGTTTTTGTTTTATGCTTCCCTTCTCATTGTTTTCTGTGGTAAGATTGTCTAGTATCTCACGTAAGTTTTTTTGATTTCTTTCATTTATTTCATTGAAATTTCCCCAAGCCGATTCAGACGAAGGAATGGGATTGTTTTTAATCCAGTTGCCATTTACATATTGAAAAAAATCTTCCGTAGGGTTTATTGTTTTGTCAATATTCGCAGTGTCAATGGCAGGAAATGTCGACTTGTGAGTAGTCGATAATGCATTGTGATCATTGGCTTTCTGGTTAATGCAAGATTGCAAAAATAGTACAGATGCTATTGTGATATAGCTAATTTGTTTTAAAGAAAATATGTGCATAAGTAAATTGTATTTAGTGTGTTTTTGTAGTATAGTAGTAGTTGCGTTTACCTGTTTCATTTAGACTGGATTTAATATTTATGTTGTTCAGTTCTGTATTACTATTCAATCAAATTAGTAGCAAATTAGGTTGCCGAATTCAGGTGCCAAATATAAGATTTTTTGCCTAATCTATTGAAATAAGTTCAGGTTTGTCGGTGTAAAGAAGATATTTTTTTATTTCAGTATACCCCATTTTTTTTAGAATTGTTTCGTAGTTCTTTACTTGTAATTCATGTGTTTTTTGTACACTACCTGTTTTGTAATCAACTATTGAAACAATGTTTTTATCTATGATTACCCTGTCAGGCCTATATATAGCATCTTTAGGCACTAGCAAGTCTTTTTCCGAAACAATTAATTGGTTTGTTGGACTGAAAAGCTTTTTTATTTCTGTGTTACTTAAAAGTAAGTTTATATTGGCTAATAACGTTTCTTTTTCCGAGTTGTTTAGTATGTGCTGCTGCTCTAATTTGTCTATGGCTTGTGCAATGTCATTTTCATTGGTAAGATAGGAGAGGAGTTGATGCAAAAGTATTCCTTTTCGTATCGATGAATCTGTTTCGGATAATAGTTTTTCGGGGTTTAGTTTGGGTTGATTTATGTCGTAATACTCTTTTTTTATTGGTGTTAATTGGTAAATGGCAGATTGGGCTTTTTTATTATGTTTTTGAATATGGTTTTTTTGACCCCAACAATACTCAGTTTGTTCCGGACTATATAGCCCTGATTTTTTGAGAAAAATGATAAAATAGTCGCTTGCGTGTGTACGTTCCTCTTTAGTTTGTGTTGTTGCCGAGCTCAAAATATATAATCGCTGCTCGGGTCTAGTTAGTGCTACATAGAGCAAATTGATTGTATCCAGTTGTAATTTATCCTCTTCATCTTTGTACGTTGATTCGTATTCTGTTTTTAAAAGTTGTTTGTTTAATGATAATACCGAAGCCGACAATTTTGGAATTTCGGGTTTGTTAATAAATACCCACTTGTTGTTAGTTTTGGACTTTATTTCCCATTGGGCAAAAGGAAAAATAACAACGGGGAATTCTAGCCCCTTTGATTTGTGTATGGTTAGCAGCTGAATTGCATTTTCGTTTTCATCAATGGTAACAGATGGTTTGTACGATTCTAGTTCCCAGTAAGCTATAAATTCGGCAAGATTGTTTTTGTTTTTCTTTGAGAAATTATACACTTCGTCTATAAATGCAAAGTGGAATCTGTTGTTGGGAGTATCTTTTAAAAAGATAGACCTTAGTATATATATGATTTTTAATAAGGAAAGATCTTTTAGTTCTGCACTATTTATGGAATAGGTATGTAAGAGGTATTTGAAAAAGTTATCCTTTGCTCTTTCCTTAGCCGAAAAAAAGTCTATCAACTTTATTGTATGGTCTTTAGTCGATAAATATTGGATTACATAGGCTAATGATGTTTGGCAATTATCAAATGTGATAATTTTTAAAAACTCAATAATGAAATTAATGTCGTTGTGTTTTTTTAAAAAAAGCGCTTCGTTAGAAATTACAGGAATGTTTTTTTCTAAAAGATAAACGGCAATTAGTTGAGCGTGCGTGTTTTTTCTGCTTATGATAGCAATGTCTTTGTAGTTAAAGCCTGCTGCAATGCATTCATCAATATGTTCTTTTGTTTTTTCGAGTATCAGTTGTTCGTTTTCCTTTTTAGTATTTATTTCGTCAAACAGAAAATTTAATTGTACATATCCGCCCTCTTTTTCTGTATTATAATTCTGTTCGTGTGCTATATATATTTTTTTCTGAAAATTGGAGAACGATTCATTTAAATTTGAAAAGAAAGAGTTGTTAAATTTTACAATTTCCGGTAAGCTTCTAAAGTTGCTGTTTAGTTGATTTTCTTTATAGTGATTATAAATACTGCTGTTTTGCGCAAAGTCTTTTATATCTACAAATTGTTCTACATTCCCACTTCTCCACCTGTAAATGGATTGTTTGGCATCTCCTACAATTAAGCTACTGTGGCCATTAGATAACGAATTTTCTACAAGAGGAAATAGGTTGCTCCATTGAAGTTCAGAGGTGTCTTGAAATTCATCAATAAGCAGGTAATTGTATTTTTCGCCAACACGTTCGTATATAAAAGGAATGGGTTCTGTTTTAATAATATTTCCAATAATTCTGTTAAACTCTGATATGTGTATTGTTTGATTTTGCTCTTTTATTTGTGTAATTAATTTTTCAATTTCATTTAAAACAGCTACTACATGTATGTTTTTAAGCAAGTTGTTGTATAAAATATAGTTGCTTTCGTTTGCGGAAAATAAGTTTTCTATTTCCGAATAATATTTTGCCAGTTGCTCTTTTATCTCATTAATGCAATCTGTTTTTTCTGCACTTGCTTTGGCAGAAGCCCATTTGTTTGAGGTTATTGTTTTTGACGCATTACCATTCCCTTTTATTTCGTCAAAGCCCTGCTGAGTATATTTTTTGAAGAAGCTGTAAATGCCGGCATTGCCATACGCTAAGTCAGAAGGCGAAATGTTTTTTGAATGAATAAGTGTTAACGCTTTTTTACAAATTTCAATTACAGAACTCTCTAAGATTCCTATTTCTTTATCAATAGTGTCTTTTATTTCTTTAAAGTCGGCTAATGTTAGGTTTTTAATTTTTTCAAGATATACAGCGGTATCGTCTTTTAAAATATCTTCAGAAAGTAGCAATAAATCTTTTTTTATGTTCCAAGATTTGCTTTGGTCAATTTTGCTGAACGAATAATTTATAAGAGCATTGGTTAAATCCTTGTCATGACCTATTTTCGATACTAATAAATCAATCGTCTGGTTGAGTAATTTTTTTGTGTCTGTTTCAATTTCGAAAGCTGCAGGAATGTTTAGGTCGTGCGCAAAAGTTCTAATAATTTTATTTACAAAACTATCAATAGTACTTACCGAAAAATCAGAATAATTATGAAGTATAGAGCTGAGGACAATTCCGGCACGTTCTTTTATTTCAATTGCGTTAAGTTTGGGGCTGAGTTCTTTTTCTAGTATTTCTAGTAAGGCTTTGTTGTTTTGTGTAGTAGATAAATCTTTCAATGAGGATATTATTCTATCCTTCATTTCATTCGCAGCTTTATTGGTAAAAGTGATTGCTAAAATATGTCTGAACCCACTTGGGTTTTCGCTAGCCTTAGCTATACAAATTGCCAAATAGTTTTTTACTAAAGTAAAAGTTTTGCCCGATCCGGCAGATGATTTATATACATTAAAACTCACTGGCAGCAAGTTAAATTAAACTTGGCAAATTATATTATTATAGTTAATTTAAATTTTTATTAAATACTAGGCAAATTCTACTATTCAGGTGGCTAAAAAGAGTAATAATTCAATAAAAAAATCAAGTGCAACTATTCCTTCATTGGGTTTGATTTTTATTATAGTCGCCACTATAGTTTCTTATTTTCCAACATTTACTAACGAACTGATTATTAATTGGGATGACCATTTATACATTACAGATTACGATGGTATAAAGAAACTCGATTTTAAATCTGTTTATAAGTTATTTACTAGCTTTCATTACGAAAACTACCATCCCCTTACTAATCTTACGAATGCTATTGAGTATAGTATTTGGGAGTTGAATCCGCTTCCATATCATGCAATTAATTTGTTGCTTCACTTATTTAATGTGTATTTGGTTTATTTGCTTATAAAACAACTGTTAAACCATGAAACAATAGCCCTTGTAAGCGCTGCTGTTATGGGTATACATCCTATGCATGTTGAATCGGTAGCATGGGCCTCCGAACGAAAGGATGTATTGTATGCATTCTTTTTTCTGCTGTCTGCTATTATGTACATAAAATTTGATAGAACAAATGAACGTAAGTTTTATCTGTGGTCAGTGGTTTTATTTTTATGCTCCTGTTTGTCCAAGTCGGCCGCTGTGGTGCTTCCTCTTTTTTTGTTTGCAATAAATTATTTTAATGAAAAGCGTAGTATTAGAAAGAATGCAGCATTAATTCCCTTTTTTGCACTGTCTGTTCTCTTTGGCTATATTGCAATTCTTTCGCAGGGCTCAACTGGTGCGACTTCTATGGTGCCTGATTATCCTTGGTACGACAAATTGTTTTTGTCTAGTTATGCAATTGTGTACTATGTCATCATGTTTGTAATGCCTGTGAATTTGAATGTTTTACACATGTACCCTGAAAAAGTGAATGGCTTTTTTCCTATAGAGTATTACATTGCTCCTGTTATTTTACTCCTACTTTTTATTTTCTTTTTTAAATTGTTTAAACAAGAGAGAAAGAGACTATTGCTAGGATTCTTGTTTTTTATTGCCGGATTAGTTTTAATTATCCAATTTGTTCCCGTAGGAAGAGCAATAGTTGCAGAACGATACACCTACATTCCATATATTGGTTTGTCAATTGTTGTGGCGGTTGTGCTCGCGCAAATAAAAGCAGGGTGGACTTCTTATGTTTATTATTCTTTTTTTGTGCTCTTTTGCATTATCACTTTTCAGCGGGTAAAAGTATGGAACAACGGGAACATTTTATTTTCTGATGCAATAGATAAAACACCTAATGTGCCTCTTTTATGGTATAACAGAGGGTACTATAAACAATACAAAAATCAAGACCATGCAGATGCTTTGAATGATTTTAATGCTGCGTTAAAATTAGATTCGAATTACGCATTGGCTTATAATAATAGAGGGGGGGCAAAGTTTTTTCTAAAGGACTATTCCGGGGCTATAGCAGATTATGATAAAGCCGTTGCATTAGATTCGGTAAGGACAGATGGCTATTATAATAGAGGATATGTAAAGCAAACAATTGGAGATTTACAAGGAGCTTTAAAAGATTACACCAGTTCTGTAAGAGTAAAAAAGGAGAATGCTCATGTTGCTTTGTCGAGTAGGGCAGTAGTAAAAGAAAAGCTCAATGATTATGATGGAGCTATTGCTGATTATACAGATGCAATAAGAATTTTGCCGGAATATTCACAAGCTTATTTCAATAGAGGTAATTTAAAGTATAGTATTAAGAAAGATTTACAAGGTGCAGCAAGCGACTATAAATCGGCTATTGCAATTGATAAGAAATATGCCGATGCCTACTTTAACTTAGGAATTGTTTCTCTTGATTTGGGTAATAAAACAGAGGCTTGTAATTCTTTAACAAATGCATTTAACTTAGGGCAAACAAGAGCGGGAGATTTATTAAAACAAAATTGCAGATAAAGGTGATAGAATACTATAAAAATAATTACAGTTTTTTAATTTTTATTTTGTTATGGTGGGTCTCTGCTACGATAAATTCTACTGTAGGGTTAGTAGTGCCAATACTAACGTTATTTTTATTACAGCGCAAGCAAATGTATTCCGAAATATTTATTGGTTTTTTTTTCTTACTTGTATTGTCAGATTCCAACGAGGCTACTAAGCTTACTAAGCAAACATATCTTGCGGTAATGTTTCTATTTCTTTTTATCGATAAAAATTATTTTCGTTTGTCGAACAATATTATAGGAGTGTTTTTGCCATTTGTTTACATTTCCATATTGTGCGTATTTTTTTCTACAGAGTTTCAGTCGTCTTTGGAAAAAACTATTTCCTACACACTTATTTTATATGTAATTCCAACATATGCCATTAATATTTATGAAGAGCAAAAAGAGCTATTCTTGTATAACATTATAGCATTTGTTTCTACATTGTTGGTATTAGGAATAATTATGTATTATGTTAATCCGGCTTTTGTAACTTCTGTAGGAAGATATAAAGGGCTTTTATTTAGAAATCCTAACGGAATGGGGGTTTTTACCGTTATTTTTTTCTTTTTTGTTTTATTTGCAAATGATATACATCCCACACTTTTTTCTTCCAAGCAACGGTATTATTTATATGCGGTTGGTTTTTTTACATTAATATTAGCATCTTCTAGAAACTCGTTAACAGCTGTTGCTATCCTATTCTTGTTTAAGGGGCTTTATCGTATTTCTTATTTTGTAGGTTTTTTGATGCTTGTTTTTATTGCAGTAATATTTCCATACTTCCTCGATTTGCTCCAAGATTTAGCTTTTTCATTTAATCTTCAAGAATACTTTCGGTTAGAAACACTTGAAACAGCCTCCGGTAGGTATTTTGCTTGGCAGTTTGCCTGGGAAAATATTAAACTAAGTCCTTGGCTAGGAAATGGATTTGGTTATGTAGATGTTTTGTTCAACAATAATTTCAACTATTTGAATAAATCGGGCCACTTTGGTAATGTGCATAATTCATACCTTACCTTTTGGCTAGAGGTAGGTTTGTTAGGGTTATTAGCATTCATAATCCCATTATTGCTTTTATTTTTAAGAGGGTCAAAAAAATATGGTGTATCAATGCCAATGTTTTATGCGCTTTTATTCTCTATTAATTTCGAGTCTTGGCTTACGGGGTCATTAAATCCATACACTACTCCGCTGCTTGCTATAATTGCAATTTTAAATTACTCCTTAATTGAAAAAGAAGAAGATACTGTTCTTGTACACTGAGTTAGCTGATTATTTTTTATCATGCATTAACTACCTCTCTGAAAACTATTCAGTAGATATTTTAATTGTTCGTTGGCCTGTAAATAAAGAAGCTCCTTTCAAATTTAATTTTACGGAAGGAGTTAAGGTAATTAGTAAACAAGATTATTCGTATTCAGAATTGGAAAAAATTGTTTCGAACTTTACTCCTGATTTTATTTACTGCAGCGGATGGATGGATAAAGATTATTTGAAATTATGTAATACTAATAA
This region of Bacteroidota bacterium genomic DNA includes:
- a CDS encoding UvrD-helicase domain-containing protein, producing the protein MSFNVYKSSAGSGKTFTLVKNYLAICIAKASENPSGFRHILAITFTNKAANEMKDRIISSLKDLSTTQNNKALLEILEKELSPKLNAIEIKERAGIVLSSILHNYSDFSVSTIDSFVNKIIRTFAHDLNIPAAFEIETDTKKLLNQTIDLLVSKIGHDKDLTNALINYSFSKIDQSKSWNIKKDLLLLSEDILKDDTAVYLEKIKNLTLADFKEIKDTIDKEIGILESSVIEICKKALTLIHSKNISPSDLAYGNAGIYSFFKKYTQQGFDEIKGNGNASKTITSNKWASAKASAEKTDCINEIKEQLAKYYSEIENLFSANESNYILYNNLLKNIHVVAVLNEIEKLITQIKEQNQTIHISEFNRIIGNIIKTEPIPFIYERVGEKYNYLLIDEFQDTSELQWSNLFPLVENSLSNGHSSLIVGDAKQSIYRWRSGNVEQFVDIKDFAQNSSIYNHYKENQLNSNFRSLPEIVKFNNSFFSNLNESFSNFQKKIYIAHEQNYNTEKEGGYVQLNFLFDEINTKKENEQLILEKTKEHIDECIAAGFNYKDIAIISRKNTHAQLIAVYLLEKNIPVISNEALFLKKHNDINFIIEFLKIITFDNCQTSLAYVIQYLSTKDHTIKLIDFFSAKERAKDNFFKYLLHTYSINSAELKDLSLLKIIYILRSIFLKDTPNNRFHFAFIDEVYNFSKKNKNNLAEFIAYWELESYKPSVTIDENENAIQLLTIHKSKGLEFPVVIFPFAQWEIKSKTNNKWVFINKPEIPKLSASVLSLNKQLLKTEYESTYKDEEDKLQLDTINLLYVALTRPEQRLYILSSATTQTKEERTHASDYFIIFLKKSGLYSPEQTEYCWGQKNHIQKHNKKAQSAIYQLTPIKKEYYDINQPKLNPEKLLSETDSSIRKGILLHQLLSYLTNENDIAQAIDKLEQQHILNNSEKETLLANINLLLSNTEIKKLFSPTNQLIVSEKDLLVPKDAIYRPDRVIIDKNIVSIVDYKTGSVQKTHELQVKNYETILKKMGYTEIKKYLLYTDKPELISID
- a CDS encoding tetratricopeptide repeat protein produces the protein MAKKSNNSIKKSSATIPSLGLIFIIVATIVSYFPTFTNELIINWDDHLYITDYDGIKKLDFKSVYKLFTSFHYENYHPLTNLTNAIEYSIWELNPLPYHAINLLLHLFNVYLVYLLIKQLLNHETIALVSAAVMGIHPMHVESVAWASERKDVLYAFFFLLSAIMYIKFDRTNERKFYLWSVVLFLCSCLSKSAAVVLPLFLFAINYFNEKRSIRKNAALIPFFALSVLFGYIAILSQGSTGATSMVPDYPWYDKLFLSSYAIVYYVIMFVMPVNLNVLHMYPEKVNGFFPIEYYIAPVILLLLFIFFFKLFKQERKRLLLGFLFFIAGLVLIIQFVPVGRAIVAERYTYIPYIGLSIVVAVVLAQIKAGWTSYVYYSFFVLFCIITFQRVKVWNNGNILFSDAIDKTPNVPLLWYNRGYYKQYKNQDHADALNDFNAALKLDSNYALAYNNRGGAKFFLKDYSGAIADYDKAVALDSVRTDGYYNRGYVKQTIGDLQGALKDYTSSVRVKKENAHVALSSRAVVKEKLNDYDGAIADYTDAIRILPEYSQAYFNRGNLKYSIKKDLQGAASDYKSAIAIDKKYADAYFNLGIVSLDLGNKTEACNSLTNAFNLGQTRAGDLLKQNCR
- a CDS encoding O-antigen ligase family protein, whose product is MYSEIFIGFFFLLVLSDSNEATKLTKQTYLAVMFLFLFIDKNYFRLSNNIIGVFLPFVYISILCVFFSTEFQSSLEKTISYTLILYVIPTYAINIYEEQKELFLYNIIAFVSTLLVLGIIMYYVNPAFVTSVGRYKGLLFRNPNGMGVFTVIFFFFVLFANDIHPTLFSSKQRYYLYAVGFFTLILASSRNSLTAVAILFLFKGLYRISYFVGFLMLVFIAVIFPYFLDLLQDLAFSFNLQEYFRLETLETASGRYFAWQFAWENIKLSPWLGNGFGYVDVLFNNNFNYLNKSGHFGNVHNSYLTFWLEVGLLGLLAFIIPLLLLFLRGSKKYGVSMPMFYALLFSINFESWLTGSLNPYTTPLLAIIAILNYSLIEKEEDTVLVH